ATAAATGCTGCTGCTGAGCAAAAAGGTGTTACATTTACTGACCGCGGTACTTACATTAAATATGAAGCAAACCAAAAAGGTCATCCTGAGATGGTCATCATCAACGAGGGCGACAACGACCTTAAAAATTTCTACTCTCTAATCGCAGTAAATCCAAAACACTGCCCTAAAACTGACATCGAAAATGCAGAGAAATTTATAAAATGGGCGACAAGCGAAGAGGGTCAGAAATTTATAGGCGACTTCAAACTTCTTGATAAGCCACTTTTCACACCAGACGCAAATACACGCAAGAACTAATACAATGGGCGAGCAATCGCCCATTTTTTATAAATTTTCATAATCTTTAAATTTATTTTTTAATCATTTAAGCTAAAAACCAAGTTTAAAATAAGACAAAAAATGGTAAAAAGCTCCGTAAATTCAGTGTCAAAGTAATATGCAAATTTTGCATATTACTTAAAATTTTTTTAAATAAAATAATTAATTTTAAAACTACTTTTATTTTATAAGGTATATAATAACCGAACTATTAGAAATATTACTTGAAAGGAAATCTATGCAAAAGATTGTTCAAACAACCTGTCCGTATTGCGGAACTGGTTGCGGCATAGACCTTATCGTAGAAAACGGTAGGATAGTCGATGCAAAGCCGACTGATAACCACCATGTAAATGATGGCGAGTTGTGCTTAAAAGGTATGTTTGGTTGGGAATTTGTAAATTCTCCAAAACGTTTAACTAAACCAATGATGAGAAAACTAAATGGAGAGTTTAACAAAGAGGGCAAACTCGAAGAGGTTAGCTTTGAAGAGGTTTATGAATTTTTAGGAAAGACTTTTAAAAATAGTGTAGAAAAATATGGTCCAAGTTCTATCATGGGCTTTAGTTCAGCTCGTTCAAACAACGAAGACAACTATGTATTTCAAAAATTCTTTCGTGCTTTAGGAAGTAACAACGTAGATCACTGCGCTCGTCTTTGACACGCTCCAACAGTGGCAGGTCTTGCCAGCACCCTTGGAAATGGAACAATGACAAACGATCTTGTTGAGTTTGCGACTGATACAGATGTATTTTTACTAATAGGCACAAATACAAGCGAATGCCACCCAATCATCGCTATGCAGATGCAAAGAGGCTTAGAGCGTGGTGCAAAAATGATCGTTGTGGATCCAAAACGCACCGATATGGCTAAAAAAGCCGATATATTCTTGCAAATTCCTGTTGGCTCAAATATCAAAACACTAAACACAATGATGAACGTCATCATCTCTGAAAATTTACAAGATAGTGAATTTATCGAAAAATATGCTGAGGGTTTTGAGTATCTAAAAGAAGCCGTAAAAGACTTCACTCCTGAGAGATTTGAGCGTGAGACTGGCGTCAAAAAAGAGCTTATCACTGAGGCTGCTAGGTTGTATGCAAAAGCTGGCAGTGCTGCTATTTGCTATACTATGGGTATTACTCAGTTTAGCGACGGCACATCAAATGTATTCTCGCTTTCAAATTTAGCGATCCTAACAGGAAATTTAGGTAAAAAAGGCGCTGGAGTAAATCCACTTCGTGGCCAAAACAACGTTCAAGGCTCATGCGATATGGGCGCACTACCTAATGTCATCCCAGCAGGTGCAGTAAATAGCGCCTACGCACAAGAGCAAGCTCGCAAAGTTTGGCACTTCGAGCTTAATCCAGTGCCTGGCTTTAAACTAACATACGCACCTGATAAGATGGATAGCGGCGAGCTAAAAGTGCTTTACGTTTATGGCGAAAACCCTGTTATGAGTGACCCTTGGACAGAGCACTTTGTGCATGCCACACATCACCTAGACTGCTTTATCGTACAAGATCTATTCTTTACTGAAAGTGCTCAAAAAGCCGATGTCGTCTTACCTGCAGCTGGTTGGGGTGAGAAAGATGGAACATTTATCAACACATCTCGCCGCGTTCAAAGAACTAGGAAAGCAAGCGAGCCAGTAGGTGGTGTAGAACCTGACTGGAAAGTAGTTTGTAACATCGCAAAAGCTATGGGTCTTGAGGGATTTGACTTTTTAAGCGCAGAAGAGGTTTGGGACGAGCTTAGAAAACTAATGCCTAAATTCTTTGGCGGTATCAGCTACTATAGACTTGAAAAACTAGGTGGCATCAGCTGGCCATGCCCTGATGAAGATCATCCAGGCACACCTGATCTTTATACTGATCACAAATCAATGCTACCTGATGGTAAATTCCGCCTAGCTCCAGTACTTTACGCTGACGATAAAGATAAGCGTGCAAGCATGGAGGCTGAATTTAAAGCCAAAATGCATATACCTGATGGCTATCCAGTAGGCTCAGGCGCGATGAGCGAAGTGCCTGATGAGGTCTATCCTTGCTTATTTACGACAGGTAGAAAAGTTTATCACTACCACACTGGTACGATGACAAGAGAGTGCCCACCGCTAGAGTATGGTGCTGGCATCGAAGGTCCGCTAATCGAAGTAAGCCCTGATATCGCAAGAGAAAGAGAGCTAGAAGATGGCTGCTATGCAATGGTAGAGAACAAACGCGGCAGGATCGCAGCTAAACTTCGCGTAAATCCTGACCTTAGGGAGAGTACGATATTTACGACTTTCCACTATAGTGAGGCTGACGGCAATGAGCTCGCAAACGCACAAGACCACGATCCGCTCTCAGGTATCACACCTCTTAAGATCACTATAGCTAACATAAAAAAATTAAGCGAAGAAGAGTATATAGCATTTAGACAACAAAATGAGATGTCTATGCACTCTGAAAAACCTTATCTTTCACCTGTTAGATCATAATTTCAAGGGCGCAATGCCCTTGAATCATACAATTTTATAGAAATATTTTCTCTTATTGTCTGCATTTAAGCTTCACTATAAAAGCTCTAATCTTTGATCAAAAATTTACTTATAATGTGTATATATTTTGTATTTCTAACACTAATAAATATGACGAATATCCACTTTTACAAAAAAGTGAATTAAAAAATCAAAAAATTTTAAACAACTATAAATTTGTTTATAAGATCAAGGCCTATCACAAACAAATAAATTTTTCAAAAACTAAAGCACAAAAACGACTAAAAAAATTTTAAATAAAGAAAGCATATCCAAACCTATATTTTAAATTTTAAAAAATAAATTTTTAGCTCCATTTTTTCACGGCAAAAAGTGTGCTTGTGTTCTGCAAAGACCTGCACTATTTAAATTTAATAGGTCAAATTTAAAAACTAGCGCTAAAAATTTAATCCTTCCAAAGCCACCATTTTAGCTTGGTTTTGTCTGGGTGCGGAGTGTTTGCGTAGTAACAAACCATGCGGTAAACATATAGAATGCACCTATCACTGCCGCGCCCGAGAGCCTTTGTGCGTTCAAACATCTCCTCAGGATCCGCGCCCTTTAGCGAAGTAATGTCTGTGTAGCCCAGCGCCAGCAGATCGGCCTGCGTCGCCTCGCCGACATAGAGGATTTTCTTAAAATCGCTCAAATTTACCTCAAATTTCTTTTAAGCTTGTCAAGCTCGCCGCAATTAAATTTTATTCGCGCGCTACAAAGCTTGCTAAATTTCATCTTGCTACTACGCTAAGTCGTTATCCAAGCTTCTCGCGAGGTGGTCTAATTTAAATTTCTTACGCGAAAAGCCATGCTTAAAATGATTTTAGATCAAATTTTATGCAAGTTATGGCACTAAATTTGCTCCAAAATGCGTTCACAAATTTCTCTTGGGTTTGCGTTTTCATAAATCGGCCTGCCAACGACGATAAAGTCGCTGCCCTCTTGCTTTGCGCTAACTAAATTTGCAACCCTCTTTTGATCGTCCGCACTCTCGCCAAAAGGCCTAACCCCAGGGCAAAGCGTGATGAAATTTTGATTTGTCACGTCTTTTATGAGCTTGCTTTCAAAGACCGAGCAGACCATGCCGTCAAGCCCCGCTTCAAAGCTCATCTGGCTAAATTTCCTAACCGAGTGAGATAGCGTATCGTTATAAACCGCTTCAAATTCGCTCTCATTAAAGCTAGTAAGTGCCGATACGGCAAGCACCAAAGGGCGATTTTGCAGCGCACTAAGACGCTCCATCACAGTTTTCATCG
This genomic stretch from Campylobacter concisus harbors:
- the pyrF gene encoding orotidine-5'-phosphate decarboxylase, encoding MKLCVALDMASKDENLALVRELKGLDLWLKVGLRGYLRDGAKFVEELKGAGEFKIFLDLKLYDIPNTMADAAEVVSKIGVDMINVHASAGIRAMKTVMERLSALQNRPLVLAVSALTSFNESEFEAVYNDTLSHSVRKFSQMSFEAGLDGMVCSVFESKLIKDVTNQNFITLCPGVRPFGESADDQKRVANLVSAKQEGSDFIVVGRPIYENANPREICERILEQI
- a CDS encoding molybdopterin oxidoreductase family protein, translating into MQKIVQTTCPYCGTGCGIDLIVENGRIVDAKPTDNHHVNDGELCLKGMFGWEFVNSPKRLTKPMMRKLNGEFNKEGKLEEVSFEEVYEFLGKTFKNSVEKYGPSSIMGFSSARSNNEDNYVFQKFFRALGSNNVDHCARLUHAPTVAGLASTLGNGTMTNDLVEFATDTDVFLLIGTNTSECHPIIAMQMQRGLERGAKMIVVDPKRTDMAKKADIFLQIPVGSNIKTLNTMMNVIISENLQDSEFIEKYAEGFEYLKEAVKDFTPERFERETGVKKELITEAARLYAKAGSAAICYTMGITQFSDGTSNVFSLSNLAILTGNLGKKGAGVNPLRGQNNVQGSCDMGALPNVIPAGAVNSAYAQEQARKVWHFELNPVPGFKLTYAPDKMDSGELKVLYVYGENPVMSDPWTEHFVHATHHLDCFIVQDLFFTESAQKADVVLPAAGWGEKDGTFINTSRRVQRTRKASEPVGGVEPDWKVVCNIAKAMGLEGFDFLSAEEVWDELRKLMPKFFGGISYYRLEKLGGISWPCPDEDHPGTPDLYTDHKSMLPDGKFRLAPVLYADDKDKRASMEAEFKAKMHIPDGYPVGSGAMSEVPDEVYPCLFTTGRKVYHYHTGTMTRECPPLEYGAGIEGPLIEVSPDIARERELEDGCYAMVENKRGRIAAKLRVNPDLRESTIFTTFHYSEADGNELANAQDHDPLSGITPLKITIANIKKLSEEEYIAFRQQNEMSMHSEKPYLSPVRS
- a CDS encoding helix-hairpin-helix domain-containing protein — its product is MSDFKKILYVGEATQADLLALGYTDITSLKGADPEEMFERTKALGRGSDRCILYVYRMVCYYANTPHPDKTKLKWWLWKD